AAGcgaggcgcagaggaggagtgctCACGACACGAGTAATGCCGAAGCAGGACATTTCATGCAGCACACATGCCCGGCAGGAGAAACGCCATTGCGCTGTCCGCCGGACTGCAGGTGTGCCTATGGCgagcgccccctcccccctcactgagcgcgtgcgtgccgGCACGCCtgcgcaccatcgccacgCGTCCTTTTTTGGTTTGCAGGCGATTGGGCTCTTTCGTCCTCTCAACCTTCACGGCATTTGCGCCTCCGTCTCCTGCCTCGCACactccctcacctcctccctccctctttctctcttccccttcccttccttcgacgccggcgccacgcgcacacaggcacagggaCAGACACACCTATGGACAGCGTGTTCGTGTGCAAACATGTGGCAGACTCTGCGGCAGCGATATCGTCTTCAGCCCACTTCCCTCGCAGCCTTCCTGGAGTCCAACTGCACGGTGTCGAAGTctccgacggcggcgctACACCGCAACTCGagcctcgtcgtcgccgaaACCAACAGCCTCTGCATCTTCGAAAACCTCGTCGCAGAGGAATCACTCGCTCGTGGTCTTTCCCTCGACAagacgcagcggctgctcctcttctacGTGAACCGCCCTTGCGTCGTGGTGGGCCGCAACCAGAACCTCTTCCAGGAGGTAGCGCTGCGGCGGGCGGCTGCCGACGGCGTTTCCGTCGCTCGCCGTGcctctggcggtggcgccgtctTCCATGACGAGGGGAACCTCTGCCTCTGCTTCATCACGCACCGCACACGCTATGCACCGGAGAAGACAATCCAGCTGATCCGCCTTGGGCTCTGTGTGAATTACGCGATCGACCCTGCACGGCTGACCACGACAAGGCGGCACGACCTCTTCTTGGACGGAAAAAAAATCACCGGATCTGCAATGCGGGTGCAGCGCGAAATTGCGTACCACCACTGCACGCTGCTCGTCGATACCCCACTGGCGTCGCTCGGTCGCTACCTTCACCCTGAAGGGGAGTACGTGGCGTTCAAGACGTCGTCGGTGGGCTCGGTGCGAAGCCCTGTCACCACACTCGCGGAGTCGGTCCACATTGCGAGTGGGCAGGGCGCCATGGCCTCACTCAAGAGGGACATGGCAGAGTTTTTTCTAACTGAGGGTGATCGAGTGctggaagcagcggcaccgtggGAGCTCGATGTGAGGGAGCTGCGGCAGACCTTCGCCACCGCacgtcactgctgcgcggacacgcctctcttttcccttgaTGTTGTCGGAGCCGTCGCGGCGGACATGTCTTTCATCGAGGGCGAGGGCAGGCGGGCGGCCAGCGGTGACCTCGCCACCCTTGGCGAGGCGGTTCACAAGGCTGCGTCGAAGGACTGGGCCTACGCGATGCCAGCCTTCACATCCACGGtgctcctcagcagcggtgagctCCAGCGGCGCCTACAAGCGCTTTCCGTTTGGCCGGATGTAGTGCGGCTATCCTCTCTCGCGGAGGAGCAGTTgctggcggcactgctgcaatGTGTCTTTGCGGACTTGGTCGGCTGCGGGGAAGTCGTGGCAGAGACCGAAGTGGGGTTGCTCCTACTTACCACGGTTGAGCATCGCCTCGTCACATCCGTTGTTGTGAGACGCGCGCCGTCGACAGATGCCGCTACTCGTGCTGTGGCGCCCTTGGGCGGGTACTCGGGAGGATGGGTGGAGAGGTACCTTTCGGCCCTGCTGATTGGCCACGCTTGTGATGCCGCTGTCGAAGGCCTGGAGAGCCTTGGCGACATCACAGCAGTCGTGCAGGGCCTCCTGCACGAGACGGGGTCACTCTCCCCCGAACTGCCTGACGTAGCCCGCGACGCGGCGTTGCTAATGGTAGCGCGAGTGCTTCTGAATGTGTGGCGTGATAAGAATGTCTTTGATCTCTCGCGCTAATCCGTCAAGTCTTCACGCCACCGGGAGGTATGGGTGTCGTCTAATAAAGCTGTGGCCCGCAGGTACGGAAAGCGCGAGCGCATCAAGATGGAGGCCTCTTCGCTTCGCCGAGACTCAGGGCCACGTCCGTGAGTCACGGCGACCGAGAATCTCGAAGGGGTCAGCGGTGTCGTGAAGTCCTTGTTGCCTCGtgtcctctccttccctccaccctcttTGCCATTGTTGTCCACGTTGATCATTCCAGCGCACCGTCTCTGCGTCACTGACTCGTGTTTGTTTATCTTCCCGCTTCTCTCGCCCGCACCCCCCTcgttttcccctctctcgcacgcgACCGTCAGTGTGGCAGCCGTCAGCTTTGGATGctcgctgtgcgtgtgtgtgcgcttgccGGTATACGTCTGCACCACTTGGCGACTCGATTTTATTTAAGACTTTAGCGCATCACCATCAGCCGGCACCGTTGCAGCAACAACCGTGGCGCACAAGGGGCTCGTTTCTCACGTAGAGGGTAAACTTCCCCCCTTACGCCTTTTCGAGTTGGTTGCGCATGAGGCGAATTGCCGTGGCAACATGTCAGCGACGGTGGTTTGCCTCGACGTTGCTGCCCCGCGCCGGTAAGTGCGTAACGCCTCGGCCTGGGCGGCACACCATTCTCGGTACCGCGGCGCCTCTTATCACCCCAGTCCGCGAAGTGTACTGCACGGCGGCCTGCTACGCATCGAAAGATGCGCAATATCAGTGTGGCGAGTGCGGGAAGACGTTCCGCCTCTTGAACGCCCTCAATCACCATATCATGACTCGTCACGGCAACAATGCAAAGGCACTgatgaaaagagagggcaaGCTGGTGCCCATTGAAGCAGATGCGCTCAGGGGTGGGGCACACGGTGAGTC
Above is a genomic segment from Leishmania panamensis strain MHOM/PA/94/PSC-1 chromosome 7 sequence containing:
- a CDS encoding lipoate-protein ligase-like (TriTrypDB/GeneDB-style sysID: LpmP.07.1140) is translated as MWQTLRQRYRLQPTSLAAFLESNCTVSKSPTAALHRNSSLVVAETNSLCIFENLVAEESLARGLSLDKTQRLLLFYVNRPCVVVGRNQNLFQEVALRRAAADGVSVARRASGGGAVFHDEGNLCLCFITHRTRYAPEKTIQLIRLGLCVNYAIDPARLTTTRRHDLFLDGKKITGSAMRVQREIAYHHCTLLVDTPLASLGRYLHPEGEYVAFKTSSVGSVRSPVTTLAESVHIASGQGAMASLKRDMAEFFLTEGDRVLEAAAPWELDVRELRQTFATARHCCADTPLFSLDVVGAVAADMSFIEGEGRRAASGDLATLGEAVHKAASKDWAYAMPAFTSTVLLSSGELQRRLQALSVWPDVVRLSSLAEEQLLAALLQCVFADLVGCGEVVAETEVGLLLLTTVEHRLVTSVVVRRAPSTDAATRAVAPLGGYSGGWVERYLSALLIGHACDAAVEGLESLGDITAVVQGLLHETGSLSPELPDVARDAALLMVARVLLNVWRDKNVFDLSR